AATAATTTCACACTCTGACCTTTTAAAAAAATTTTCGCAAATTTTACACTCTTTATTTGACAAAACTATTTTTTTGCTTTTTATCGAAAAGACTGATAATTAAAATTTTGGAAAGTGATGGAGAAAGGAGAAATTTTGGAAATTGACAAAAGCACACCATCAGCTTATTGGAAGAGAAAAGATGAAGTTCCGACTCCAGCAATGACCCTGAAATGAGTTTGGGGATACAGGAAAAGACTTTATGCTGAGTTTATTTCAGTATCAATCCCGAAACGAGTTCGGCACAAGACCGAGACTTTAGTCTCGCATGAAGTGGGGCTTGTCCTGTGCTTGGACACGGGGCAGGACTAAAGTCCTGATTCCAAATCACAAAATTGTTTCTATTTTCCATTTTAATTGGTTGTAAGCATTTCCAATTTCCAAACAAAACTCTTTTCCCGATGAGGTTGGTCGCCAAATTCCATTTTCATCTCGAAATTGAAAACCTTTTTTCTCTAAAATCAAATTTATTTCTGCTCCAGACATTCCTAAAAATTTTCCGAGTTCCGTTGGCAAAAAATATGAGTTTTGGAAATGAATTCCAAATTTGTCAAGATTAGATTCTCCTGTTTCGTTTTTGTGGAAATTATCAAGTTGGATTTTTTCAAGTGGGTTTTCCAATTTTTTGAATTCAGACAAAAGAGCATTTCCAGTTTGCAAAATTTCCAAACTTTTTTGTGGAGTGAGTTTTTCAGTTTCTGTTTTTTGCAGGGAGTAAGAACCAGTTTTTAAAA
This genomic window from Thiovulum sp. ES contains:
- a CDS encoding KilA-N domain-containing protein (PFAM: KilA-N domain), yielding MGKGGNDKSLTGTWIHKKLITAFSRRLDPYFAVWCDEVIEEILKTGSYSLQKTETEKLTPQKSLEILQTGNALLSEFKKLENPLEKIQLDNFHKNETGESNLDKFGIHFQNSYFLPTELGKFLGMSGAEINLILEKKGFQFRDENGIWRPTSSGKEFCLEIGNAYNQLKWKIETIL